The following DNA comes from Mucilaginibacter jinjuensis.
AGAATGATAGAAGGAATGAATGGTGAATAGTGAAAATGTAGTTTAATTATTCACTCATTCTATCATTCTCTCCTTCTGTCATTGATTTACCTAAACCCGGGTGGAGCGGATACCGGCCATGTGGCTAAGGCCTGCAGGCGTATGAGCGGAAAACGGGGCTGGCTTTAATATTAGTACTGCCTTTGCTTTACAAAGGATAATGATAATGAGAGAAGGAGTGAATTTTGAAAGAGTGAATAGGAATTTATAGTTGCAGAAAGAACCCCTCCCTGCCAATACACAAGCCAATTGCGCCCCTCCCCGAGTAGGGATTTGATTTACAGAAATATTTATTAAGGTTATTTTGTCATTCTGAACGATAGTGAAGAATCTCTTCGCTAAGAATGTCTTGAACCATAATTTTCAGAATTTAGAAATTAACAGAATGACAAAGGTTTTTTAATAGAATTTAGCAGCTAAAAAACGCATCATAACTATAGTTCTATAACTGCCTGATAATTCACTCCTTCTATCATTCACTCCTTCAAAATTGCTCATAACTCACTAATTCACAATTGTCTTTGCTAAATAAAATATTATTCCTACATTTGCGTCCCCGTTAAGAGCGGGTAAAACATTAAAAATCAAAGTATAATAATGCAACAGTACGAAACCGTGATCGTTCTAACCCCGTTGTTATCAGACGAAGCTGCGAAAGAGGCAATTGCCAAATTCAGCAAGATTCTTACAGATAACGGAGCCGAAATTGTCCAAGAGGATAATTGGGGTTTGAGAAAATTAGCGTATCCAATCCAAAAGAAAACAACTGGATACTATCACTTAACTGAATACAAGGCTCCGGGTGAATTAATTAACAAACTGGAAGTTGAATTTAGACGTGATGAGCGCGTATTGCGTTTCTTAACTATCGCCCTTGATAAACACGCCATTGCTTACAATGACAAAAAACGCAGCGGCGCTTTCAACAAAAAATCAGCTAAAGCAGAGGAGGCAGCAAACTAATGGCTACAGAACAAATTAAGTATGTTACTGCTCCTAAAGTGGAGGATAACCGCAAAAAATATTGCCGTTTCAAAAAGAACGGTATTAAATACATCGATTACAAAGACGCTAACTTCCTTTTGAAGTTTGTTAACGACCAGGGTAAAGTATTACCTCGCCGTTTAACTGGTACTTCATTAAAGTTTCAGCGTAAAGTGGCTCAAGCGGTTAAACGTGCTCGCCACATCGGTTTATTACCTTACGTAACAGATTCGTTGAAATAATCACAGGAGGCTTAAGAAATGGACATTATTTTAAAACAGGATGTTAAAAACCTTGGTGAGAAAGACGAAATCGTTAAAGTAAAACCAGGTTACGGCCGTAACTTTTTGATCCCACAAGGTGTTGCTATCTTAGCTACCGAGTCGGCTCGTAAAGTATTAGCTGAAAACTTAAAACAAGCTCAGTTTAAACAAGACAAAATCCGTAAGGATGCTGATGAACTGGCTACCAAATTAGAGAACGTTAAGTTAACTATTGGCGCTAAAGCTGGTGAAACCGGTAAAATTTTCGGTGCTATCAACACAATTCAAGTTGCTGATGCATTGAAAAAACAAGGCTTTGAAGTTGACCGTCGCCGTATCACTTTTGATCAGGACCCTAAATTTGTTGGTGAATACACTGCAAACTTAAACCTGCATAAAGAAGTGAAAGTGAAAGTTCCTTTCGAGGTTGTAGCTGAGTAATTGTATTGATTTCGGATTCCGGAGTTTCGATTCCGGATTTGAACATATAAATTGAAATAAGGTGTTTAGTATATTTACTGAGCACCTTATTTTTTTAACCCCTATTCCAATCCGCTAATGCGAGGCATATTTAGACTGATACTGCGTATTCTTAAAATATTTGTGATTGCTTTTATTGGCATTACTGTTTTTTGGGTGGTGTTATACCGCTGGGTAAACCCTCCGGTTACCTGGTTGATGTTTACCCGTGGCTTCGAGCGTAAAGCCGACGGTAAGGATTGGAAAATTGATAAACACTGGGTAAGCTTCGACAGTATTGCCGACCCCATGAAACGCGCCGCCGTTGCCGCAGAAGACCAGAAGTTTTTAAACCATTTCGGGTTCGATTTTAAGGCGATGGAGCGTGCCATTGATAAAAATGCGCACAGCCATAAACTGATGGGCGGGAGCACAATCTCCCAGCAAACAGCTAAAAACGTTTTCTTATGGCCGGGCCGCTCTTACATCCGTAAAGGCTTTGAGGCTTACTTTACCCTGCTGATAGAAACCTTCTGGAGTAAACGCCGCATTATGGAGGTTTATCTCAATGTAATTGAAATGGGGGATGGTATTTATGGGGTAGAGGCTGCATCGCAAGAGTACTATCATAAACATGCATCGCAACTCAATACTTACCAGGCTGCTGCTATTGCATCGATATTCCCTAATCCGCTGCATTGGTCGCCCACCAATCCGAGCGATTATTTGAAGCATCATCAGTATCTTATTCGGAAGAATATCAGGAGGTTAGGACCTTTGGATTTTTAATCTTTTGTATAATTTGTCATTGCGAGGTACGAAGCAATCTCGTCGCATACATAGTTGATTTGCACAGCTACGAGATTGCCACGTCGTTCCTCCTCGATTTCTATGGTTTATGCAAGAGCTTTTTGATAATTAATTTCATAAGGTCTATTTTGGTTTACGCAGGCGAAGATTCGTAGAATGAGTTTGTTTCTTATAGCGTTAATCACACTCATTTTGTTCTTCTTTTCCAGATCTACCATTCTTTCGTAATATCTCTTTAGATCAGCATTATATTGGATAGCAACCAAGGCCGACATGTGTAATAGCGTCTTTACCTTTTTATTGGCCATATGTGATATTCGCGGCTTCTTCTTAAGCTTTCCTGAATCATCCGTAAATGGTACTACCCCGGAATAGCAGGCAAACTTTTTAGGATCCCTAATATCCTTGAACTCATTTGTTGTGATGATGATCTGAGTAGCTGTGACTTTACCGATACCGCTCACCGAAGTAATCAGATCGAACAAACGGTTTAGTTCCGGATCTGCTGCAATGATCTTTTCAATTGCTTTATCTGCTCTGGCAAGGTCAGCCTCGATCGCTTTTAATGCATGCGCACAAATCGTTACATTTTGTTTGGCGATCTTTTTAGAACTAAACAGACCATGCTCTTTAAGCGGTGTCTTCAGTTGTTTCTTTACTGAGATCAACCTTAACCTTGTTACCGAAAGACTGCTTAGCTCCTGTATTACTTCACGCTTAGGTGACCATAAAGACAGTTTCTTTTGTTGATCAAAAGCATATTGAGCGATACGTTTAGCATCAATCTTGTCATTCTTTCCCCGGATATTGCCTAACGAGTTTTTAATCTGGGTGGCAGCTTCCAGGCAAATATGAGCATTGCGTTTATGCAGGTAACTCAGCGAATGGTTGTTGTAAATACCTGTATGCTCCATACAGAATACTGCCCTTGTCAAATCAAAACCAGGTATTTTACACAGTTCTTTAATAAATGTGCCTATCGCCTCCGGTTGGTTGGCTATTGCCCTATGGTACAAGAACCCCCCTGTGTTGCGGACTGCAAAGTCCAGCTCATCTTTTGATACATCAATGCCGATGAAAAAATCAAATTCCATAACTTTGTACTGTTTATATGAGTAAACAGTTAACAGGTTTTAAACCACATCAATACCTTACTAATGAGCCATCTAACTCTAATTTCTATTTGATGCCACAGTTTAAAACGAACGGTAAGGGATTTAATCGAGGAATAAGCCTGCAAGCTTAGCAATGACATTAATACCCCCTTACCGTTGTTAACTTTATCCACAAAATTCATAGTTATTAACAAAGAAAAAGAAGCAAAAAGAAACCTTCAACAATAATAATAACTAATACTATTTTGTTGAAGCTAATCTAAAGGCAATGACAAATTTTATTTGACTTGCATATTACCACCTGTTGCTGTACTCCCCGTACCTTTGCACCATGCCCGTCAATCAAATCCTCACCCTCAACGACGTTAAACTCCTCGTTGATACTTTTTATACCAAAATAAAAAGCGATGCTTTGCTGGGCCCGATATTTAACGAGCGGATACAAGACCGCTGGCCGCAGCACCTCGAAAAAATGTATTCGTTCTGGCAAACCTTATTACTGGAAGAGCATACCTACAACGGTCGCCCGTTTCCGCCACACATGAACCTACCCGTAGGGCATGAGCATTTTGAGCATTGGCTAAGCTTGTTTACCCAAACTATCGACGAATTATTTACCGGTGAAAAAGCTGACGAAGCCAAATGGCGTGCCGGTAATATTGCGAAGATGTTTGAAGGTAAGATCGCTTACTTTAGGAATCATGGGAGTGGGTTTGTGCAGTAGAATAGAACCGTAAAAGTCCGGGTGTCATACTGAGCTTCGTCGAAGTATGGTGCAGAGGGCCGACGCTCGTCCTTCGACGAAGCTCAGTATGACAGCCCCTGCTCTCGTTTGTTTTCTAATCCTTCTTCTTTAAATCCTCTTTCACCTCAGCCAAATAATCTTTATAGCCATTAACGTGCGGTTTATCGAGGTTGATCATACTGTCTAAACTGGCATCGTAGATCTGGTATTTATTCTTTTTGGCAAACTCTGCGAGGGCGAAAAAGGCAGGTTCACTGTCGAGGCTTAACAAAAGATTGTTTGATGGCGTAGCGTTGTACTCGTACTCGATATTGCCATCGTTAAGTTCAATTACCCTAAAATCATCTTCTTCCTCAATATTACGGAAATGGGCTTTCAGCTTTTTGCAGAATTCTGCCGGTTTTAAGGCTTGCTTGTTCAGCGTTTCCAAATCTGCAATTTGTTCTGTCGAATTAAAAAGTACTACGTCCCAGCTCATCTTTGTTGTTTAATTAGGTATTATTATCTGATTAGATGCTTTAAATCAGGATGTGATTGTGAAGCTAAAAACTCCGTTATCGTAAATTCAGCCAACTTGTATTTATAAAAAGGATCGTCAACAATAATCTTTTCAAGTATTTCTTTCGAATTGGCTTGGGCAAGGATAATGCCACCTGTGCGCGGCACTTTACGACCCGATACAATAAACACATCGGCCTTGTAATACTTGTTAAGATATTTAACATGTTCCGCCATGTACTCATCCAATTGTTCGAGCGGGGCGGTGTATTTAAGGTCGATGATAAACATGATAATTTACACCGTAATTAAATCACGGAATAATTGCGGGTGCCAGCTGTTTTTAAAGGGTACTTCCCATTTGGTGTCCAGCTCGGCAAGGGTTTGTACCAGGTTGTTAAAAACAACAGTGTCTTGATTTATACTACCTTGTTTAATCAGATCTTCGAATTGT
Coding sequences within:
- a CDS encoding group III truncated hemoglobin, whose amino-acid sequence is MPVNQILTLNDVKLLVDTFYTKIKSDALLGPIFNERIQDRWPQHLEKMYSFWQTLLLEEHTYNGRPFPPHMNLPVGHEHFEHWLSLFTQTIDELFTGEKADEAKWRAGNIAKMFEGKIAYFRNHGSGFVQ
- a CDS encoding YciI family protein — its product is MFIIDLKYTAPLEQLDEYMAEHVKYLNKYYKADVFIVSGRKVPRTGGIILAQANSKEILEKIIVDDPFYKYKLAEFTITEFLASQSHPDLKHLIR
- the rpsR gene encoding 30S ribosomal protein S18 translates to MATEQIKYVTAPKVEDNRKKYCRFKKNGIKYIDYKDANFLLKFVNDQGKVLPRRLTGTSLKFQRKVAQAVKRARHIGLLPYVTDSLK
- the rpsF gene encoding 30S ribosomal protein S6, whose amino-acid sequence is MQQYETVIVLTPLLSDEAAKEAIAKFSKILTDNGAEIVQEDNWGLRKLAYPIQKKTTGYYHLTEYKAPGELINKLEVEFRRDERVLRFLTIALDKHAIAYNDKKRSGAFNKKSAKAEEAAN
- a CDS encoding IS110 family transposase, yielding MEFDFFIGIDVSKDELDFAVRNTGGFLYHRAIANQPEAIGTFIKELCKIPGFDLTRAVFCMEHTGIYNNHSLSYLHKRNAHICLEAATQIKNSLGNIRGKNDKIDAKRIAQYAFDQQKKLSLWSPKREVIQELSSLSVTRLRLISVKKQLKTPLKEHGLFSSKKIAKQNVTICAHALKAIEADLARADKAIEKIIAADPELNRLFDLITSVSGIGKVTATQIIITTNEFKDIRDPKKFACYSGVVPFTDDSGKLKKKPRISHMANKKVKTLLHMSALVAIQYNADLKRYYERMVDLEKKNKMSVINAIRNKLILRIFACVNQNRPYEINYQKALA
- the mtgA gene encoding monofunctional biosynthetic peptidoglycan transglycosylase; this encodes MRGIFRLILRILKIFVIAFIGITVFWVVLYRWVNPPVTWLMFTRGFERKADGKDWKIDKHWVSFDSIADPMKRAAVAAEDQKFLNHFGFDFKAMERAIDKNAHSHKLMGGSTISQQTAKNVFLWPGRSYIRKGFEAYFTLLIETFWSKRRIMEVYLNVIEMGDGIYGVEAASQEYYHKHASQLNTYQAAAIASIFPNPLHWSPTNPSDYLKHHQYLIRKNIRRLGPLDF
- the rplI gene encoding 50S ribosomal protein L9, which encodes MDIILKQDVKNLGEKDEIVKVKPGYGRNFLIPQGVAILATESARKVLAENLKQAQFKQDKIRKDADELATKLENVKLTIGAKAGETGKIFGAINTIQVADALKKQGFEVDRRRITFDQDPKFVGEYTANLNLHKEVKVKVPFEVVAE